The Lycium barbarum isolate Lr01 chromosome 10, ASM1917538v2, whole genome shotgun sequence genome includes a region encoding these proteins:
- the LOC132615556 gene encoding uncharacterized protein LOC132615556 yields the protein MPCKPSPWSRVSKNPDLVLPDTPTSERRSALMAGLPNKGIHIADEGELPSKLPNKLKQYPSFCRNGTTITVNSFAIVMAKEESHCLGYLEDFYGNKKGQKKLKCSGFNIFRKSTV from the exons ATGCCATGCAAACCATCGCCATGgagtagagtctctaagaatccAGATCTAGTCCTACCAG ATACCCCGACAAGTGAAAGGAGAAGTGCTTTAATGGCTGGTTTACCTAATAAGGGGATTCACATAGCTGATGAG GGCGAGCTTCCTAGCAAATTGCCCAACAAACTTAAGCAATACCCTTCTTTTTGCCGAAATGGAACTACAATAACT GTTAATTCCTTTGCTATAGTCATGGCCAAAGAAGAAAGTCACTGCCTAGGTTACTTGGAAGATTTCTATGGGAACAAGAAGGGACAGAAAAAGTTAAAGTGCAGTGGTTTCAACATTTTCAGGAAGTCCACTGTGTAA
- the LOC132615061 gene encoding uncharacterized protein LOC132615061: MVDARSGLHPRTDARFPAQVSLFRILISHQMPCKPSPWSRVSKNPDLVLPDTPTSERRSALMAGLPNKGIHIADEGELPSKLPNKLKHYPSFCRNGTTITVNSFAIVMAKEESHCLGYLEDFYGNKKGQKKVKVQWLQHFQEVHCVIPQLEVHPREVFITPHVQVIHVECIDGPATVLTPRDYNNNIPVI, translated from the exons ATGGTTGACGCCAGAAGCGGCCTTCACCCAAGGACAGATGCAAGATTCCCTGCTCAGGTTTCACTTTTTCGCATCTTAATCTCTCACCAAATGCCATGCAAACCATCGCCATGgagtagagtctctaagaatccAGATCTAGTCCTACCAG ATACCCCGACAAGTGAAAGGAGAAGTGCTTTAATGGCTGGTTTACCTAATAAGGGGATTCACATAGCTGATGAG GGTGAGCTTCCTAGCAAATTGCCCAACAAACTTAAGCATTACCCTTCTTTTTGCCGAAATGGAACTACAATAACT GTTAATTCCTTTGCTATAGTCATGGCCAAAGAAGAAAGTCACTGCCTAGGTTACTTGGAAGATTTCTATGGGAACAAGAAGGGACAGAAAAAAGTTAAAGTGCAGTGGCTTCAACATTTTCAGGAAGTCCACTGTGTAATTCCTCAGCTCGAGGTACACCCTAGAGAAGTATTTATCACGCCTCATGTTCAGGTGATCCATGTTGAGTGTATCGATGGTCCTGCTACAGTTTTGACTCCTagagattacaacaacaacataccagtaATTTGA